In Deinococcus sp. QL22, the following are encoded in one genomic region:
- a CDS encoding biotin transporter BioY, whose protein sequence is MTHVAPGYPTLAQTLAPHHSLIRNVLLVVGGAAVVALAAQVEIPMQPVPLTLQTLAVLLVGAVLGSKRGAAALALYMAAGAAGLPILSGGGAGLAKVMGPTGGYLLGFILAAGLVGWLAERYALDRKFAGTALAMLVGNVVIYIPGLLWLGNVLNVSATKALEYGLTPFLIGDGIKLLLAALLLPAAWAFAGRKEG, encoded by the coding sequence ATGACGCACGTTGCACCCGGTTATCCCACCTTGGCCCAGACCCTCGCCCCCCACCACAGCCTGATTCGCAATGTCTTGTTGGTCGTGGGTGGCGCGGCGGTGGTGGCCCTCGCCGCCCAGGTCGAAATTCCCATGCAGCCCGTCCCCCTGACTCTGCAAACCCTCGCGGTGTTGCTGGTGGGCGCGGTGCTGGGCAGCAAGCGCGGCGCGGCGGCACTGGCCCTCTACATGGCCGCCGGAGCCGCTGGCCTGCCCATCCTGAGCGGTGGCGGGGCAGGACTGGCTAAGGTCATGGGGCCGACGGGCGGCTACCTGCTGGGCTTCATCCTGGCTGCCGGGTTGGTGGGATGGCTGGCCGAGCGCTACGCCCTGGATCGCAAATTTGCAGGCACGGCGTTGGCGATGCTGGTGGGCAACGTTGTGATTTACATTCCCGGCCTGCTGTGGCTGGGCAACGTGCTGAACGTATCGGCGACCAAGGCCCTTGAATACGGTCTGACGCCCTTCCTGATCGGAGACGGCATCAAGCTGCTGCTGGCCGCGTTGCTGCTGCCTGCGGCTTGGGCCTTTGCGGGGCGCAAAGAGGGCTAA